A part of Cryptococcus tetragattii IND107 chromosome 3, whole genome shotgun sequence genomic DNA contains:
- a CDS encoding calcium/proton exchanger, whose translation MSTPTSFYNHNLSDDPSSPPSPTLTIRNATSVRPPSASQDFVPAAASPGRSPAPIAGQPGMNRRQSGQQQQQELGKGYPGRDDLRIAAASNQFRGNYSPARASISSTEDESYPNPSSLPRTAVPGNTTLGSGSSRGVPQTAFGSSFGSPVAFFSQPTREAASGGTNRLGRGARFANSRDPSQTITNTGGSSSRSASRARPPLQHNHSVSRDSPDIDDDELQDRGAELIRQRQRERKAKRKKLELEQQRRLAEEGMTPETSNPPSGVPGEGFVAQQGGPSRGQGSISRIRNPISARRPTNEGHFPYPSSVSDGETPRDGGMSPKEDARPPSLHPSVTDEEAEEQLDEHASIVGEIVNDVVEEETGGDVNKCGSEEEEESGPDEGVTLRDRQDAINIEHPFGLPIWKPALYRKSRSVTRNAESALHSIPSAAAERHLLPGNILWAAVFGWWLAIACFIAAVLVSGAEGLGGGRGGYGKTLRGLAWYIGWPFGKYVEGEGAPDDDHEHNEHAGGDEEQANGNYQALDGGSVISKRQRAREVSDSSSSNVTVRRTQDSAPVNAPDSPDATSTSTWRANSGRPAVSFSSGAKGKSRDSVTERSSLLGKNSFGSPRDKRAKKLGRIVYWPGFCFIVAPTMLLVCVLCWGFVITVPMAKLTWELLNLLWYRPLEINFRSAPKVPVPTPTGFSDIVSDGANGSGSDTVVGDSPTKFTLKRARLTKGQVAPTSGPTSTVLLCTYRAVGLQYYKYTVGGVNIMFINLLPLVFFTIIDGLLILPAVERNEHLGRPITPFLRLLTSQALIFVLALASVIPLSYFIGMAVASISAQSSIGMGAVINATFGSIIEIILYSIALTQGKGRLVEGSIVGSILAGVLLMPGASMCSGAFKRKEQKFNAKSAGVTSTMLIMAIIGTLTPTMFYQTYGSFELHCQDCPSGYPNMTISLPEGGMDLKSGDKWMCDHCYYEHPDPENDPFYQENVKTLMYACAAILLLSYLIGLWFSLRTHAAQIWQNPQQLMKSEEAQAVGGVHPALKATLAQRITPQALMHHVLPLHKSNNPPATSSANPAVPPVVPIATNEGSVPAAVSPKTGTLRLAPFGLTKDGIDRTTNNTPGHPQQPSHANGTDTSRPSSGISEAYNLPVGYTPYLESIDQATKSNLTPMRLPGTLTTEDFTRAVAVATVSALRHQGSVVESERRRRHVGSEGLAGGEQGAVVGKEEEVHEKGGGHEAPSWTRGVSAGVLLVCTMLYAIIAEILVDVVDVVLQGSGIDEKFLGLTLFALVPNTTEFMNAMSFALNGNIALSMEIGSAYALQVCLLQIPAMVAFSALNQPEKMGDDIDTFTLIFPRWDVIAIILSIFLLTYTYIEARSNYHRGSILVLAYIVLIMGFYYAPPRSQGDTFHNTIFGQDSLESLNMGWTTALTKLWV comes from the exons ATGTCGACTCCCACTTCTTTTTACAACCACAACCTCAGCGACgacccctcttctcccccttcccctaCACTCACTATCCGCAATGCTACATCTGTGCGGCCGCCCAGTGCCTCGCAGGATTTCGTCCCGGCGGCCGCCTCCCCTGGGCGCTCCCCGGCCCCCATAGCAGGCCAGCCAGGGATGAATAGAAGACAAAGTgggcaacagcaacaacaagagCTCGGAAAGGGATATCCTGGGAGAGATGACCTG CGCATAGCAGCAGCATCCAATCAATTCCGTGGCAACTACTCTCCAGCACGTGCGTCTATATCCTCcacagaggatgaaagctACCCAAACCCAAGCTCTCTACCGCGAACGGCTGTTCCGGGAAACACCACTTTGGGCAGTGGCAGCAGTCGTGGTGTGCCACAGACCGCTTTTGGAAGCAGCTTTGGCTCTCCAGTTGCATTCTTCAGTCAGCCCACGCGCGAAGCAGCTAGCGGAGGAACAAATCGTTTAGGCCGAGGTGCCCGGTTCGCTAATTCTCGGGACCCATCGCAAACCATTACTAATACGGGCGGTTCATCTTCCCGTTCGGCTTCTCGAGCCCGCCCACCTTTGCAGCACAACCACAGCGTCTCGAGAGATTCTCCCGAcatagatgatgatgaactgCAAGACCGAGGGGCTGAGCTTATCAGACAGCGTcagagggaaaggaaggcaaagaggaagaagttggagcttgagcagcagcGCCGGCttgctgaagaaggaatgacTCCAGAAACGAGTAATCCACCCAGTGGTGTACCAGGAGAAGGCTTTGTTGCTCAGCAAGGGGGACCGAGTAGGGGACAAGGGTCCATATCAAGGATAAGGAACCCTATTTCAGCCCGCCGCCCTACAAACGAAGGTCACTTCCCTTACCCTTCAAGTGTATCTGATGGAGAAACGCCCAGAGATGGTGGGATGAGCCCAAAAGAGGATGCACGCCCGCCATCTTTGCACCCGTCTGTTACcgatgaggaagcagaagaacaGTTAGACGAACATGCAAGTATAGTAGGAGAAATTGTTAAtgatgttgttgaagaagagaccgGCGGTGATGTTAATAAGTGTGGctctgaggaagaagaggagagtgggCCGGATGAAGGAGTTACACTAAGAGATCGACAAGAT GCAATCAACATAGAACACCCATTCGGTCTCCCAATTTGGAAACCCGCTCTTTATCGCAAATCACGATCTGTAACTCGCAACGCCGAATCTGCGCTTCATTCAATTCCATCGGCTGCCGCTGAACGGCATCTACTACCAGGAAACATCCTCTGGGCAGCCGTATTTGGATGGTGGCTTGCTATTGCGTGCTTTATAGCAGCAGTTCTTGTAAGCGGAGCGGAGGGATTAGGCGGTGGTAGGGGTGGCTATGGCAAGACGTTACGGGGTCTGGCTTGGTATATCGGGTGGCCATTCGGAAAATatgtggaaggtgaaggggcGCCGGACGATGATCATGAACACAATGAGCACGCAGGTGGGGACGAGGAGCAAGCGAACGGGAATTATCAAGCACTTGATGGTGGTTCAGTAATCAGTAAACGACaaagagcgagagaagtATCCGattcctcgtcttccaaTGTCACCGTCAGGCGTACTCAAGATTCGGCGCCAGTCAATGCCCCTGACTCCCCCGACGCAACTTCAACGAGTACTTGGCGAGCTAACAGCGGACGTCCCGCAGTGTCATTTTCTTCTGGTGCCAAGGGCAAAAGTCGTGACAGTGTTACCGAACGATCTTCATTGTTGGGAAAGAACAGTTTCGGGAGTCCCAGAGACAAGAGAGCTAAAAAGCTCGGCCGGATAGTCTACTGGCCCGGGTTCTGCTTCATCGTTGCACCTACAATGCTTTTGGTCTGTGTGCTTTGCTGGGGATTCGTGATAACCGTTCCCATGGCAAAATTGACTTGGGAATTGCTGAACCTTTTATGGTATCGACCACTTGAGATCAATTTCCGATCTGCTCCCAAAGTCCCGGTACCAACACCCACTGGTTTTTCTGACATCGTATCCGATGGTGCCAATGGTTCCGGATCGGATACTGTCGTCGGAGACTCCCCAACCAAATTCACTCTCAAGCGGGCTCGTCTTACGAAGGGACAAGTTGCTCCAACATCTGGACCCACTTCCACTGTGTTGCTCTGCACCTACCGTGCAGTTGGCCTACAGTACTACAAGTACACAGTTGGCGGTGTCAACATCATGTTTATCAATCTCTTGCCCCTGGTGTTCTTTACTATCATTGATGgtctcctcattcttccGGCGGTGGAACGCAACGAGCATCTCGGGAGACCCATCACTCCGTTCTTGCGTCTCCTCACATCTCAAgccctcatcttcgtcctcgcGCTTGCGTCAGTCATCCCCCTCTCATATTTTATCGGCATGGCCGttgcttccatctctgcaCAATCCTCCATCGGCATGGGTGCCGTTATAAATGCTACTTTTGGTTCAATTATCGAAATTATTCTTTATAGCATCGCCCTTACGCAGGGCAAAGGCAGGCTAGTGGAAGGATCTATTGTGGGCAGTATCTTAGCCGGTGTATTGCTCATGCCTGGTGCGAGTATGTGTTCGGGAGCTttcaaaaggaaagagcaaAAGTTTAATGCGAAGAGCGCGGGCGTAACGAGTACGATGTTGATCATGGCTATCATCGGGACTTTGACTCCGACCATGTTTTATCAGACCTATGGCTCT TTTGAGCTTCACTGCCAAGACTGCCCTTCAGGTTATCCCAACATGACCATCTCCTTGCCAGAGGGCGGGATGGATTTAAAGTCTGGAGACAAGTGGATGTGCGACCATTGTTACTATGAACATCCTGACCCAGAGAATGATCCATTCTACCAGGAAAATGTCAAGACCTTGATGTACGCCTGTGctgccatccttctcctc TCATACCTTATTGGCCTCTGGTTTTCTCTCCGCACTCACGCCGCCCAGATATGGCAAAACCCGCAACAGCTCATGAAGTCTGAGGAGGCTCAAGCTGTAGGCGGGGTACATCCTGCTCTCAAGGCTACCCTCGCCCAGCGCATTACCCCGCAGGCTCTGATGCATCATGTCCTTCCTTTACACAAATCAAATAACCCCCCTGCCACCTCATCCGCAAATCCTGCTGTACCTCCTGTTGTACCTATAGCCACCAACGAAGGTAGTGTTCCCGCGGCTGTGTCTCCTAAAACTGGCACATTACGCTTGGCACCATTTGGTTTGACTAAAGACGGAATTGACCGGACTACCAACAACACCCCAGGACATCCTCAGCAACCATCTCATGCTAATGGAACAGACACTTCTCGTCCAAGCTCCGGTATCAGTGAAGCCTACAACCTCCCCGTTGGGTATACCCCGTATCTTGAGAGCATCGATCAAGCTACAAAGTCGAATCTCACTCCCATGCGTCTTCCAGGTACACTCACGACAGAGGACTTTACCCGTGCTGTGGCAGTTGCTACCGTTAGTGCTCTCCGGCATCAAGGGTCCGTTGTTGAGTCTGAAAGGAGGCGCAGACACGTGGGAAGTGAAGGTCTAGCGGGCGGGGAGCAGGGAGCAGTGGTTggtaaagaagaagaagtgcaTGAGAAAGGTGGTGGACATGAGGCACCAAGCTGGACGAGAGGAGTCAGTGCTGGGGTTCTGTTGGTTTGTACAATGTTGTACGCTATTATTGCTG AGATCTTGGTGGACGTGGTAGACGTTGTGCTCCAGGGATCCGGTATAGACGAAAAGTTCTTGGGTTTGACACTCTTTGCGCTAGTGCCCAACACGACGGAGTTCATGAATGCCATGTCATTTGCCCTCAATGGCAACATCGCTCTCAG TATGGAAATCGGTTCAGCGTATGCTTTACAAGTGTGTCTGCTCCAAATACCGGCAATGGTGGCTTTCAGCGCATTGAATCAGCCTGAGAAGATGGGTGATGACATCGATACATTCAC CCTCATTTTCCCCCGTTGGGATGTGAtcgccatcatcctttctATCTTCTTGCTCACTTACACCTATATCGAAGCAAGGAGTAACTACCATCGTGGCTCAATTTTGGTCCTTGC CTAtatcgtcctcatcatggGATTCTACTACGCTCCTccaagaagccaaggcGATACCTTTCATAACACCATTTTCGGACAGGACAGCCTGGAAAGCTTAAATATGGGCTGGACAACGGCATTGACCAAGCTTTGGGTGTGA